The stretch of DNA CCCCCTGACCACGGACATCGCGCCAGGCTACGACCACATCACGGCCGCCATCGGCGGGGCGGCCGCGGCCTCGGCCGGCGCGGACTTTTTGTGCTATGTCACCCCGGCCGAACATCTCTGCCTGCCGGACATGGACGACGTGCGCCTGGGCGTGATCAGCACGCTCATCGCGGCCCATTCCGGAGACATCGCCAAGGGTGTCCCCGGTGCGGCGGACCGCGACCGGGCCATGTCCGTGGCTCGCAAGGATCTGGATTGGGAGGGCGTCTTCGCCGCCGCCCTGGACCCGGTCCTGCCCCGGCGGCGCTGGGAGGAAAACCGGCCCCGCGAGGGCAAGACCTGCACCATGTGCGGCCGGCTTTGCGCCATGGACACGCATAATTCCCTGGGCGGCAAGGGCGCCGACCGGGGCCGGGTCTGTCAGGATTGATTTCATTTCTCAAGCAAAACACGAGTCACCCCTGGGAGCGCGGGCGTTTCGCGTGCATGAAAGCGGCCAAGACGGCCGCGTTCCCAGGTGCTTTGCAATGGTAATGGAATGACGTGTTGCCGGGCGGCGTCGGGAGCTATGCCGACGCCGTCCGTAGCATCTCCCCCAACCCGGAATCCCGGCGCGCCGGGGCATTGACGGCCGTGGCGACCTGATCCGGGCGGCCGATCAAGGTGAAGCGGCGTTTGGCCCTGGTCAGGGCGGTGTAGAGGAGTTCGCGGCCCAGGACCGGACAGGGTTCCTCGGGCAGGACCAGGACGGCGTGATCGAATTCCGAGCCCTGGCTCTTGTGCACGGTCATCGAATAGCAGGTCTCGAAGCGGGGCAGGCGGGCCGGGGACAGGGATGTGAAACCGTCCGGGCCGGGGAAAAAGACGCGCAACACCCCGTCCACGGGCAGGGCGATGCCGACGTCGCCGTTGAAGAGGCCCAGATTGTAGTCGTTTTCGCGGATCATGACCGGCCGGCCCGGATACCAGGCGTGGTCGTCGCGGCCAAAGCCGAGAATTTCGCGGGCCAGCCGGTTCAGGGTCTCGGCCCCGCGCGGCCCCTGGCGCACCGGGGAC from Deltaproteobacteria bacterium encodes:
- a CDS encoding exodeoxyribonuclease V subunit alpha, with the translated sequence GIAALAGLIRDGRAENAAAFLETPHADVTISPCIGAHQLREELAPLVRAAFGGLGHASDPAQAFVRFEALRILSPVRQGPRGAETLNRLAREILGFGRDDHAWYPGRPVMIRENDYNLGLFNGDVGIALPVDGVLRVFFPGPDGFTSLSPARLPRFETCYSMTVHKSQGSEFDHAVLVLPEEPCPVLGRELLYTALTRAKRRFTLIGRPDQVATAVNAPARRDSGLGEMLRTASA